Proteins encoded within one genomic window of Nonomuraea gerenzanensis:
- a CDS encoding M24 family metallopeptidase, whose product MDTIAALHDSYNGYRTCYYRTFGVGSATASQREAYVRAREWMDASIAMIRPGAGTDQVARVWPQAAEFGFEDEMAAFGLQFGHGLGLGLHEPAAY is encoded by the coding sequence GTGGACACGATCGCCGCCCTGCACGACTCCTACAACGGCTACCGGACGTGTTACTACCGCACGTTCGGGGTGGGCAGCGCGACGGCCTCGCAGCGGGAGGCGTACGTCAGAGCGCGCGAGTGGATGGACGCGTCCATCGCCATGATCAGACCCGGGGCGGGCACCGACCAGGTGGCGCGGGTGTGGCCGCAGGCGGCCGAGTTCGGGTTCGAGGACGAGATGGCGGCCTTCGGGCTGCAGTTCGGGCACGGGCTGGGGCTGGGGCTGCACGAACCGGCCGCTTACTGA
- a CDS encoding molybdopterin cofactor-binding domain-containing protein, which produces MGSPSGESGRAVGSPADERGPAVGSPAGESDPGMLLVSEDGVVSVRGDGVIFVRAGKSELGQGVLTALAQIAADALGADVAQVRMLAASTGAGPDQGFTAGSLSIAVAGPPLRETCAGVRAACTAEAARRWGVSPGEVMVRRGEFRCGDRTATYADLAQVADAPRAEATQADAAQADAAQAEAPVFVGVSVPRLDLPDKIAGRPRFIHDLRLPGQLYGRVLRPPSPAARLTRLAPLPDLHVVRDGSFVGVLAETEADADRALARVARAAEWEEHDTLPDEHDLHTFLRRGPHETITVRTPAGPAPEGEPHAATYSRPFIAHASIAPSCAAARWNPGGDLEVWSHTQGVHPLRRALMKILEAEVEVHHVEGAGCYGHNAADDVALDAALLAREAGGRPVHVRWSRRDELTWAPFGSAMSVDVAAVVDEAGLVRSWRYDVWSQGHLSRPGYAGGVPGLLAGAHLERPWAYPAAVDPSPQSGSGMARNAVPIYDFPRLEITGHRVLETPIRSSALRSLGAFMNVFAIESFMDELALAAGMDPLAYRLAHLSDPRARMVLERAADAAGWGEPGLGLGFARYKGIGAYCAAVAEVEAEQDVRVRRLTIAVDAGQVVSPDGVRNQIEGGATQATSWTLKERVRFDRRAITSGDWESYPILRFSEAPEVAVELVEHPGTPSVGAGEAAQGPVAAAIANALAATLGVRVRDLPLDREAVLKAIE; this is translated from the coding sequence ATGGGCTCGCCCAGCGGGGAGAGCGGCCGGGCGGTGGGCTCGCCGGCCGACGAGCGCGGCCCGGCCGTGGGCTCGCCGGCCGGTGAGAGCGACCCGGGGATGTTGCTCGTGTCGGAGGACGGCGTGGTCTCGGTGCGGGGTGACGGCGTGATCTTCGTGCGGGCCGGGAAGTCGGAGCTCGGGCAGGGGGTGCTCACGGCGCTGGCCCAGATCGCGGCCGACGCGCTGGGGGCCGACGTGGCACAGGTGCGGATGCTGGCGGCGAGCACCGGTGCGGGGCCCGACCAGGGCTTCACGGCGGGCAGCCTGTCGATCGCCGTGGCGGGGCCGCCGCTGCGCGAAACGTGCGCAGGCGTGCGCGCCGCCTGCACCGCCGAGGCCGCGCGCCGCTGGGGCGTCTCTCCCGGGGAGGTCATGGTGCGGCGCGGCGAGTTCCGCTGCGGGGATCGGACGGCGACCTACGCCGATCTGGCGCAGGTGGCCGACGCCCCGCGCGCTGAGGCGACGCAGGCCGACGCGGCACAGGCCGACGCGGCACAGGCCGAGGCGCCTGTGTTCGTGGGGGTCAGCGTGCCCAGGCTGGACCTGCCCGACAAGATCGCCGGGCGCCCCCGCTTCATCCACGACCTCCGCCTGCCCGGCCAGCTCTACGGCCGGGTCCTGCGCCCGCCCTCCCCCGCCGCCCGCCTGACCAGGCTGGCCCCCCTGCCGGACCTCCACGTCGTACGCGACGGCTCGTTCGTCGGCGTCCTGGCCGAGACGGAGGCGGACGCCGACCGGGCGCTGGCCCGCGTGGCCCGCGCGGCCGAGTGGGAGGAGCACGACACCCTGCCCGACGAGCACGACCTGCACACGTTCCTGCGCCGGGGCCCGCACGAGACGATCACCGTCCGCACGCCCGCCGGCCCCGCGCCCGAGGGCGAGCCGCACGCGGCCACCTACAGCAGGCCGTTCATCGCGCACGCCTCGATCGCGCCGAGCTGCGCCGCCGCCCGCTGGAACCCCGGCGGCGACCTGGAGGTGTGGAGCCACACCCAGGGCGTGCACCCCCTGCGCAGGGCCCTGATGAAGATCCTGGAGGCGGAGGTCGAGGTCCACCACGTGGAGGGCGCGGGCTGCTACGGCCACAACGCCGCCGACGACGTGGCGCTCGACGCGGCCCTGCTGGCCCGCGAGGCGGGAGGCAGGCCGGTGCACGTGCGCTGGAGCAGGCGCGACGAGCTGACCTGGGCGCCGTTCGGCTCGGCCATGTCGGTGGACGTGGCGGCGGTGGTGGACGAGGCGGGCCTGGTGCGCTCCTGGCGCTACGACGTGTGGAGCCAGGGCCACCTCAGCCGCCCCGGTTACGCGGGCGGCGTGCCCGGCCTGCTCGCCGGTGCCCACCTGGAGCGGCCGTGGGCGTACCCGGCGGCGGTGGACCCGTCGCCGCAGTCGGGCTCGGGCATGGCGCGCAACGCGGTGCCGATCTACGACTTCCCGCGGCTGGAGATCACCGGCCACCGCGTGCTGGAGACGCCCATCCGGTCGTCGGCGCTGCGCTCGCTGGGCGCGTTCATGAACGTGTTCGCCATCGAGTCGTTCATGGACGAGCTGGCTCTGGCCGCGGGGATGGATCCGCTGGCGTACCGGCTGGCGCACCTGAGCGACCCCCGCGCCCGGATGGTCCTGGAGCGGGCGGCCGACGCGGCGGGCTGGGGCGAGCCGGGGCTGGGCCTGGGGTTCGCCAGGTACAAGGGCATCGGCGCGTACTGCGCGGCGGTGGCGGAGGTGGAGGCCGAGCAGGACGTACGGGTGCGCCGCCTGACCATCGCCGTGGACGCCGGCCAGGTCGTCAGCCCCGACGGGGTGCGCAACCAGATCGAGGGCGGCGCCACCCAGGCGACGAGCTGGACGCTGAAGGAGCGGGTGCGGTTCGACCGGCGGGCGATCACCAGCGGTGACTGGGAGAGCTACCCGATCCTGCGCTTCTCCGAGGCGCCCGAGGTGGCGGTGGAGCTGGTCGAGCATCCGGGCACGCCGTCGGTGGGCGCGGGCGAGGCGGCCCAGGGCCCGGTGGCGGCGGCCATCGCCAACGCGCTCGCCGCGACGCTCGGCGTCCGCGTCCGCGACCTCCCGCTCGACCGTGAGGCCGTGCTGAAGGCCATCGAATGA
- a CDS encoding multicopper oxidase family protein, with amino-acid sequence MFAALGSAVPVAAEAVTGRPHRNPVLRARPAKVSIGRRTVATWTYDGQLPGPRIEATAGGLVRAKLVNDLPKETTVHWHGIRLDARMDGAPGYTQQPVPPGGTFDYVFTVPDPGTYFYHSHVGMQNDRGLYGPLIVADPHEPLGYDQEFTVVLDDWLDGVGGTPDDALRRLNASTAHDDTLRSALLGGVVGELRHPYHLVNGRAADAPAVFTSKPGRLVRFRVINAAADTAFRVALGGHRLAVTHTDGFPCAPVAVDTFLIGMGERYDFLVRLGEGAFPLVAEAEGKGARAFAIVRTSQRATAPASDVRLRELSQRMLRYTDLKARQQDMLPRPSRSVTVTLGMRPSGNEWTLNDRLAADPMRLRVDRGETIRIVLDNQSPMWHPMHLHGHTFQVRSSPGPQGPRKDTVNILPRERLNIDVRADNPGEWMFHCHNLYHQEQGMMGTLGYGPQTRRMKH; translated from the coding sequence ATGTTCGCCGCGCTGGGCAGCGCGGTCCCCGTGGCGGCGGAGGCCGTCACCGGGCGGCCGCATCGCAACCCGGTGCTGCGGGCGCGGCCGGCGAAGGTCTCGATCGGCCGGCGCACCGTCGCCACCTGGACCTACGACGGCCAGCTGCCCGGCCCGCGCATCGAGGCCACGGCCGGCGGCCTGGTACGGGCGAAGCTGGTCAACGACCTGCCCAAGGAGACGACCGTGCACTGGCACGGCATCAGGCTGGACGCCAGGATGGACGGCGCCCCCGGCTACACGCAGCAGCCGGTGCCGCCGGGCGGCACGTTCGACTACGTGTTCACCGTCCCCGACCCCGGCACGTACTTCTACCACTCGCACGTCGGCATGCAGAACGACCGCGGCCTGTACGGGCCGCTGATCGTGGCCGACCCGCACGAGCCGCTCGGGTACGACCAGGAGTTCACGGTCGTGCTCGACGACTGGCTGGACGGGGTGGGCGGCACCCCCGACGACGCGCTGCGGCGGCTGAACGCCAGCACCGCGCACGACGACACGCTGCGCAGCGCGCTGCTGGGCGGGGTCGTGGGTGAGCTGCGGCATCCGTACCACCTGGTCAACGGCCGGGCGGCCGACGCGCCCGCGGTGTTCACCAGCAAGCCGGGGCGGCTCGTCAGGTTCCGGGTGATCAACGCGGCGGCCGACACCGCGTTCCGGGTGGCGCTGGGCGGGCACCGCCTGGCGGTGACGCACACCGACGGGTTCCCGTGCGCGCCGGTGGCGGTGGACACGTTCCTCATCGGCATGGGCGAGCGCTACGACTTCCTGGTCCGGCTGGGCGAGGGGGCCTTCCCGCTGGTGGCGGAGGCGGAGGGGAAGGGGGCGCGGGCGTTCGCGATCGTGCGCACGTCGCAGCGGGCGACGGCGCCCGCCAGCGACGTGCGGCTGCGCGAGCTGTCCCAGCGGATGCTGAGGTACACCGACCTGAAGGCGCGGCAGCAGGACATGCTGCCGCGCCCGTCGAGGAGCGTCACGGTGACGCTCGGCATGCGCCCGTCGGGCAACGAGTGGACGCTCAACGACCGGCTCGCCGCCGACCCGATGCGCCTGCGCGTGGACCGCGGCGAGACGATCAGGATCGTGCTCGACAACCAGTCGCCCATGTGGCATCCGATGCACCTGCACGGGCACACGTTCCAGGTGCGCTCGTCACCGGGCCCGCAGGGGCCGCGCAAGGACACCGTGAACATCCTGCCGCGCGAGCGCCTGAACATCGACGTGCGCGCCGACAACCCCGGCGAGTGGATGTTCCACTGCCACAACCTCTACCACCAGGAGCAGGGCATGATGGGCACGCTCGGCTACGGCCCGCAGACGCGCAGGATGAAGCACTGA
- a CDS encoding GntR family transcriptional regulator, whose translation MRAPESQRVADHLREAILSGAIAPGERIRQEEPAERLGASRLPVREALRMLEAEGLTEHHPRREGVHGCPSWACTRWR comes from the coding sequence GTGCGGGCGCCTGAGAGCCAGCGGGTGGCCGACCACCTGCGGGAGGCCATCCTGAGCGGCGCCATCGCGCCCGGCGAGCGGATCAGGCAGGAGGAGCCGGCCGAGCGGCTCGGCGCCAGCCGGCTGCCGGTGCGTGAGGCGCTGCGCATGCTGGAGGCGGAGGGGCTCACCGAGCACCATCCGCGCAGGGAAGGGGTGCACGGGTGCCCAAGCTGGGCATGCACGAGGTGGAGGTGA
- a CDS encoding LacI family DNA-binding transcriptional regulator, whose amino-acid sequence MRPTARQVAELANVSVATVSYVLSGKDRPVAAETRRRVLDAARQLGYTPNQAARSLRKRRTQRVCLVLSTFGGVPTDARLATDLHEMADARGYSVVTLSVYDEARAQAAVEVLRGGIADGALIRLTGGHLEHDLLSGLAATGLPMVVMSNESGLEGCDVVRTPEVEACAEAVQHLLDTGRRRVAFMGQRYEVYRDKPEGRLLGYLTALERHGGAERVITGGADDRVAAYQTATELLSSPDRPDAIFAASDRAAISAIWAARDLGLSVPGDVAIVGVGNIDEGLISNPQLSTVGPLRHDYTDVVRLLFDRLQAEEPPPAREIVRSWTFVRRGSS is encoded by the coding sequence ATGAGACCAACAGCGCGACAAGTGGCCGAGCTGGCGAACGTGTCAGTGGCGACCGTCTCCTACGTCCTCAGCGGCAAGGACCGTCCTGTCGCCGCCGAGACCAGGCGGCGGGTGCTCGACGCCGCCAGACAACTCGGCTACACCCCCAACCAGGCCGCCAGGAGCCTGCGCAAACGCCGTACGCAGCGCGTCTGCCTGGTCCTGAGCACGTTCGGCGGCGTGCCCACCGACGCGCGGCTGGCCACGGACCTGCACGAGATGGCCGACGCGCGCGGCTACTCGGTGGTCACGCTCTCCGTCTACGACGAGGCCCGCGCCCAGGCGGCCGTCGAGGTGCTGCGCGGCGGTATCGCCGACGGGGCGCTCATCCGGCTCACCGGTGGCCACCTGGAGCACGACCTGCTCAGCGGGCTGGCCGCCACCGGGCTGCCGATGGTGGTGATGAGCAACGAGAGCGGGCTGGAGGGCTGCGACGTCGTCCGCACGCCGGAGGTGGAGGCGTGCGCCGAGGCCGTCCAGCACCTGCTGGACACCGGCAGGCGGCGCGTCGCCTTCATGGGCCAGCGCTACGAGGTCTACCGCGACAAGCCGGAGGGGCGGCTGCTCGGCTACCTCACGGCGCTGGAGCGGCACGGCGGGGCCGAGCGCGTCATCACCGGGGGCGCCGACGACCGCGTGGCCGCGTACCAGACGGCGACCGAGCTGCTCAGCTCGCCCGACAGGCCCGACGCGATCTTCGCCGCCTCCGACCGGGCCGCGATCAGCGCCATCTGGGCCGCCAGGGACCTCGGGCTGAGCGTGCCCGGAGACGTCGCCATCGTCGGTGTCGGCAACATCGACGAGGGTCTCATCAGCAACCCGCAGCTCAGCACCGTCGGCCCGCTCCGGCACGACTACACCGACGTCGTACGCCTGCTCTTCGACCGCCTCCAGGCCGAGGAGCCGCCGCCCGCCCGCGAGATCGTCCGTTCGTGGACCTTCGTGCGGCGGGGCTCGTCCTAG
- a CDS encoding FCD domain-containing protein gives MPKLGMHEVEVMYRMRERLEPLALAESIPHLTGDDHRRAFMRLTGPARRWVVNAEHRLLLDAIERRDVVDAERCLRGHIRRTRVELCRHPEVFR, from the coding sequence GTGCCCAAGCTGGGCATGCACGAGGTGGAGGTGATGTACCGGATGCGCGAGCGGCTCGAACCTCTCGCCCTGGCCGAGAGCATCCCCCACCTGACCGGTGACGACCACCGGCGGGCGTTCATGCGGCTGACGGGGCCGGCGCGGCGGTGGGTGGTCAACGCCGAGCACCGGCTGCTGCTCGACGCGATCGAGCGGCGCGACGTCGTGGACGCGGAGCGGTGCCTGCGCGGGCACATCCGGCGTACGCGGGTGGAGCTGTGCCGGCATCCGGAGGTGTTCCGATGA
- a CDS encoding sulfatase-like hydrolase/transferase, whose protein sequence is MRPNVIVVFTDQQRWDTVGPLTPNLDSMARHGTQATVALTPQPVCAPARAALQTGRYPTTTGVYRNGRVLPPEERTLAHHFGAAGYATGYIGKWHLAGTEPVPEDRRGGYRSWLAANALEHTSDAYRTIVYDEANEPVLLPGYRSDALVDAAVRFVADHAGEPFYLFLSLLEPHHQNEVDNYPAPDGYEQRYQGRWMPPDLAALGGTAHQHMGGYLGQVKRLDEGLGRLLDALRSMDLLDDTIVAYTSDHGNHFKTRNGEYKRSCHDASLRVPLALRGPGFDGGGAISRPVSTLDLPPTLLEAAGLPVPSDMQGRSFLPLVRDPRGASWPEEVFFQVSESEVGRGIRTARWKYYAVAEDAHPWDDPAAPAYREQALYDLENDPYELVNLAGYASHAGVAAELRERLVRRIAEAEGAAPVVEPAVARMGREQAMPDPEVRLRGPEPVRFGHQPRTTP, encoded by the coding sequence TTGCGCCCGAACGTGATCGTCGTCTTCACCGACCAGCAGCGGTGGGACACCGTCGGCCCCCTCACCCCGAACCTCGACAGCATGGCCAGGCACGGCACGCAGGCCACGGTCGCGCTCACCCCGCAGCCGGTGTGCGCCCCCGCCCGTGCGGCGCTCCAGACGGGCCGCTACCCGACCACGACCGGCGTCTACCGCAACGGCCGCGTGCTGCCCCCCGAGGAGCGCACGCTGGCCCACCACTTCGGCGCGGCCGGCTACGCCACCGGCTACATCGGCAAGTGGCATCTGGCCGGCACCGAGCCGGTGCCCGAGGACCGGCGCGGCGGCTACCGCTCGTGGCTGGCGGCCAACGCCCTGGAACACACCTCCGACGCGTACCGGACCATCGTCTACGACGAGGCGAACGAGCCCGTCCTGCTGCCCGGCTACCGCTCCGACGCGCTCGTGGACGCGGCCGTGCGCTTCGTGGCCGACCACGCCGGCGAGCCGTTCTACCTGTTCCTGTCGTTGCTGGAGCCGCACCACCAGAACGAGGTGGACAACTACCCGGCCCCCGACGGCTACGAGCAGCGCTACCAGGGCCGCTGGATGCCGCCGGACCTGGCCGCGCTCGGCGGCACCGCCCACCAGCACATGGGCGGCTACCTCGGCCAGGTCAAGCGCCTGGACGAGGGGCTGGGCCGGCTGCTGGACGCGCTGCGCAGCATGGACCTGCTGGACGACACGATCGTGGCCTACACCTCCGACCACGGCAACCACTTCAAGACGCGCAACGGCGAGTACAAGCGCTCCTGCCACGACGCGTCCCTGCGCGTGCCGCTCGCCCTGCGCGGCCCCGGCTTCGACGGCGGCGGCGCCATCTCCCGCCCGGTCAGCACCCTCGACCTGCCGCCCACGCTGCTGGAGGCCGCCGGGCTGCCGGTGCCCTCCGACATGCAGGGGCGCTCGTTCCTGCCGCTGGTGCGCGACCCGCGCGGCGCGTCCTGGCCCGAGGAGGTGTTCTTCCAGGTGAGCGAGTCGGAGGTGGGGCGCGGGATCCGTACGGCGCGGTGGAAGTACTACGCCGTCGCCGAGGACGCCCACCCCTGGGACGACCCGGCCGCGCCGGCATACCGCGAGCAGGCCCTGTACGACCTGGAGAACGACCCGTACGAGCTGGTGAACCTGGCGGGGTACGCCTCGCACGCGGGGGTGGCCGCCGAGCTGCGGGAGCGGCTGGTACGGCGGATCGCCGAGGCCGAGGGGGCGGCGCCGGTGGTCGAGCCGGCGGTGGCGCGGATGGGGCGCGAGCAGGCGATGCCCGACCCGGAGGTCCGCCTCCGCGGCCCCGAGCCGGTCCGCTTCGGCCACCAGCCCCGCACCACCCCCTGA
- a CDS encoding carbohydrate ABC transporter permease, which yields MRPRTLYGRYARTAYLFLLPAILFFAAFFYLPIGNVVATSFRTGPMADQWTGLGNYTQAVTDPAVQHSFLVTAGFSVMVVLGSIVLGLALALAIDQPLKGRVVFRVVLLVPYLTSVAIVGLLWRNILDPELGVLNRALMAVGLPTQQWLNTAPLLTIAAVTLWQSVGYTMVLFLAGLQGIPETYHEAARIDGADAWHRFWRISLPLLAPTTLFVSVMAVISGLQAFGQAYIITGGGPGDATDLSVFHIFNVAFRTRDFGYSSAQSVLLLIVIVAFTLIQLRAGRRSEVTY from the coding sequence GTGAGGCCGCGCACCCTGTACGGCCGCTACGCCAGGACCGCCTACCTCTTCCTGCTCCCGGCGATCCTGTTCTTCGCGGCCTTCTTCTACCTGCCCATCGGCAACGTGGTGGCCACCAGCTTCCGCACCGGGCCGATGGCGGACCAGTGGACGGGCCTGGGCAACTACACCCAGGCCGTGACCGACCCCGCCGTGCAGCACTCGTTCCTCGTCACGGCCGGCTTCTCGGTGATGGTGGTGCTCGGCTCGATCGTGCTCGGCCTGGCCCTGGCGCTGGCCATCGACCAGCCGCTCAAGGGCCGGGTGGTCTTCCGGGTGGTGCTGCTGGTGCCGTACCTGACCTCGGTGGCGATCGTCGGGCTGCTGTGGCGCAACATCCTCGACCCCGAGCTGGGCGTGCTCAACCGGGCGCTGATGGCGGTGGGGCTGCCCACCCAGCAGTGGCTCAACACCGCGCCGCTGCTCACGATCGCCGCCGTCACGCTCTGGCAGAGCGTCGGCTACACGATGGTGCTGTTCCTGGCCGGGCTGCAGGGCATCCCGGAGACCTACCACGAGGCCGCCAGGATCGACGGGGCGGACGCCTGGCACCGCTTCTGGCGGATCTCGCTGCCGCTGCTCGCGCCGACCACGCTGTTCGTGTCGGTGATGGCGGTGATCTCGGGGCTGCAGGCGTTCGGGCAGGCGTACATCATCACCGGTGGCGGGCCGGGCGACGCCACCGACCTGTCGGTCTTCCACATCTTCAACGTCGCCTTCCGTACCAGGGACTTCGGCTACTCCTCGGCGCAGTCGGTGCTGCTGCTGATCGTGATCGTGGCGTTCACGCTGATCCAGCTGCGGGCCGGGCGGCGCTCGGAGGTCACGTACTGA
- a CDS encoding carbohydrate ABC transporter permease, whose translation MRKWLLYTLLGLASLITVVPLLYMVSLSLQTEAETLSANAVLVPDSPQWGNYAELFTRAPFGDFIVNSLVVAGAITLAHLLFDPLVGYVFAKFRFPLRNTLFVALLATLMVPFFVRMIPLYVLMANMGWLNTYQGLITPFLMDAFGIFLMRQFIQPIPDDLISAARIDGASELRVYWSVILPQTRPALAVLGLFTFVFQWNEFLWPLVATSTPEMRTIPVGLTLFNQEYFTLWHLTAAGSVILFVPTAVLFVLTQRYFVRGIALTGLK comes from the coding sequence ATGCGCAAGTGGCTGCTCTACACCCTGCTCGGGCTCGCCTCGCTGATCACGGTCGTGCCGCTGCTCTACATGGTCTCGCTGTCGCTGCAGACGGAGGCCGAGACGCTGTCGGCCAACGCCGTGCTCGTGCCGGACTCGCCGCAGTGGGGCAACTACGCCGAGCTGTTCACCCGGGCGCCGTTCGGCGACTTCATCGTCAACAGCCTGGTCGTGGCCGGCGCCATCACGCTGGCCCACCTCCTGTTCGACCCGCTCGTCGGGTACGTCTTCGCCAAGTTCCGCTTCCCGCTGCGCAACACGCTCTTCGTGGCGCTGCTGGCCACGCTGATGGTGCCGTTCTTCGTACGGATGATCCCGCTGTACGTGCTGATGGCCAACATGGGGTGGCTGAACACCTACCAGGGGCTGATCACACCGTTCCTCATGGACGCGTTCGGCATCTTCCTCATGAGACAGTTCATCCAGCCCATCCCCGACGACCTGATCAGCGCCGCCCGCATCGACGGGGCCTCCGAGCTGCGCGTCTACTGGAGCGTCATCCTGCCGCAGACGCGGCCGGCGCTGGCCGTGCTCGGGCTGTTCACGTTCGTCTTCCAGTGGAACGAGTTCCTCTGGCCGCTGGTCGCCACCTCCACGCCCGAGATGCGCACGATCCCGGTCGGGCTCACCCTGTTCAACCAGGAGTACTTCACGCTGTGGCACCTCACGGCCGCCGGCTCGGTGATCCTCTTCGTGCCCACCGCCGTCCTGTTCGTCCTCACCCAGAGATACTTCGTCCGGGGCATCGCCCTGACCGGTCTCAAATAA
- a CDS encoding sugar ABC transporter substrate-binding protein, producing the protein MSAHPSRRDLLRLVGAAAAVPVLSSCAGAPATQSAAPGTFTVYWNAGHDYQAYRKVIAEFEQANQVKVNLQKYQWPDLRTRLLADFASGTVPDLVEEPGGWVQEFAVSGNARSLQDFVDRDGQAMGFPADWQPVTVERNSYQDKVYGVQLHLTCNTLVYNKGMLREAGLEAPTTWEEFLDAARKLTRDGVYGVALNQDYTYMWPWMVQAGVTPYDLETKAIMEPRADAVAALQFQADLVHKHKVAPVPVAGTDYSGPQKLFSAKRAAMILTGPWDLDPIRKTSPDIDLGVAPPLKNKTAATQAAGVSMFVPAKATRPELSWDFIKRITALQVEQAATKETGMLMPRKSWVDLPEVQSDAVTKVFADALPTARDSSQEVRLTGQLGKWEEQLKVMYQQVLIQNEPAAEALDTFVKAAEGFLK; encoded by the coding sequence ATGTCCGCCCACCCCTCACGCCGTGACCTGCTCCGCCTCGTCGGAGCCGCCGCCGCCGTCCCCGTCCTGTCGTCCTGCGCGGGCGCGCCCGCCACGCAGAGCGCCGCGCCCGGCACCTTCACGGTGTACTGGAACGCCGGCCACGACTACCAGGCCTACCGCAAGGTGATCGCCGAGTTCGAGCAGGCCAACCAGGTCAAGGTCAACCTCCAGAAGTACCAGTGGCCCGACCTGCGGACCAGGCTGCTGGCGGACTTCGCCTCCGGCACCGTGCCCGACCTGGTGGAGGAGCCCGGCGGGTGGGTGCAGGAGTTCGCCGTGTCCGGCAACGCGCGCTCGCTGCAGGACTTCGTCGACCGTGACGGCCAGGCGATGGGCTTCCCCGCCGACTGGCAGCCGGTGACGGTCGAGCGCAACTCCTACCAGGACAAGGTTTACGGGGTGCAGCTGCACCTGACCTGCAACACGCTCGTCTACAACAAGGGCATGCTGCGCGAGGCCGGCCTGGAGGCGCCCACCACCTGGGAGGAGTTCCTCGACGCGGCCAGGAAGCTGACCAGGGACGGCGTGTACGGCGTCGCGCTCAACCAGGACTACACCTACATGTGGCCGTGGATGGTGCAGGCCGGCGTGACCCCCTACGACCTGGAGACCAAGGCGATCATGGAGCCGCGCGCGGACGCGGTCGCCGCGCTGCAGTTCCAGGCCGACCTCGTGCACAAGCACAAGGTGGCCCCGGTGCCGGTGGCCGGCACCGACTACTCGGGCCCGCAGAAGCTGTTCTCCGCCAAGCGCGCCGCGATGATCCTCACCGGCCCGTGGGACCTCGACCCCATCAGGAAGACCAGCCCCGACATCGACCTGGGCGTGGCGCCGCCGCTGAAGAACAAGACGGCGGCCACCCAGGCGGCCGGCGTCAGCATGTTCGTGCCCGCCAAGGCCACCAGACCCGAGCTGTCGTGGGACTTCATCAAGCGCATCACCGCGCTGCAGGTCGAGCAGGCCGCCACCAAGGAGACCGGCATGCTGATGCCGCGCAAGTCCTGGGTGGACCTGCCCGAGGTGCAGTCCGACGCCGTCACCAAGGTCTTCGCCGACGCCCTGCCCACGGCCAGGGACTCCTCCCAGGAGGTGCGCCTGACCGGGCAGCTCGGCAAGTGGGAGGAGCAGCTCAAGGTCATGTACCAGCAGGTGCTCATCCAGAACGAACCGGCCGCCGAGGCGCTCGACACCTTCGTCAAGGCCGCGGAGGGCTTCCTCAAGTGA
- a CDS encoding (2Fe-2S)-binding protein — MIRLTVNGAAAEVAADPGTPLLDVLRGELGLVGTRFGCGVGLCGACFVLLDGVVTAACDTPLSAAEGRAVVTVEGLAPGDSLHAVQRAVLEEQAGQCAYCLSGMMVTAAALLARDPRPDEEAVVAALDRHLCRCGVQRRVVRAVLKAAE, encoded by the coding sequence ATGATCCGGCTGACCGTCAACGGGGCCGCCGCCGAGGTGGCGGCCGATCCCGGCACGCCGCTGCTCGACGTGCTGCGCGGGGAGCTCGGGCTGGTGGGGACCCGGTTCGGGTGCGGGGTGGGGCTGTGCGGGGCGTGCTTCGTGCTGCTCGACGGGGTGGTGACGGCCGCCTGCGACACGCCGCTGTCGGCCGCTGAGGGCCGGGCGGTGGTGACGGTCGAAGGGCTGGCTCCGGGTGACTCGTTGCACGCGGTGCAGCGGGCGGTGCTGGAGGAGCAGGCGGGGCAGTGCGCGTACTGCCTGTCGGGGATGATGGTCACCGCCGCCGCGCTGCTGGCGCGCGATCCCCGGCCGGACGAGGAGGCGGTGGTGGCGGCGCTGGATCGGCATCTGTGCCGGTGCGGGGTGCAGCGGCGGGTGGTGCGTGCGGTGCTGAAGGCGGCGGAGTGA